AGCGTCGGCGACGGGCATCGGGTCAAAGCCCTTCTCCTTGGCGAGTCGGCCATTGGCGGACTCGGGGCGGTTGGCGACGATGACATTGACGCCGGATTCGCGCAGGTTCTGAGCGTGGGCGTGGCCTTGCGAGCCGAAGCCGAGGATTGCCACCGTCTTCCCGTCGAGCGGGGTCATCGGCGCGTCGTCGGCATAGAGCATCTTCATCGTGGAGCTGTCGGACATGGCTGGACGGGCACGGTAGCACGCGAAGTGCCGTGTTGTCGCATCGGGCCTGTCGCGTATGTTCCGAGCATGAGCGACGACAAGGCCAAGTCCGGCGGCGGCATGCGGGAAGAGCGCGGCCGGCACATCGGCGACATGACCGTCGACGACAAGTTCACCCTCTGGGGCTCCGTCTCGGGCGACCTGCGCATCGTCGAAGGCGGCAAGTGCTACGTCCGAGGCAACGTCGGCGGCGACCTCCTCGTCGACTTCGGCGGACGCTGTCACCTCTACGGACACGTCGCGGGCAACCTGCAGCTCTTCCGCGGCTCGAAGGTGATCGTGAGTGGCACCATCGGCGGCGTCGCATCCAACAAAAACGGTCGCCTCTACATCGACCAGCACGGCCGCGTCCTGGGCCGGATCAAGACCGAAGGCAAGCACGCAGAGACGACGACGGAAGACGCGTACGGGAACACGAAGGTGGAGTACGGGGAGAAGTGACGCGGAGGCCGGAAAGCTTGAAGGAGGAAGCTTGAAGCTTGAAGGTGTTGCATTGTCGCTCAGCTGATCTGTCTGATTCCCTTCAAGCTTCAAGCTTCCGCCTTCAAGCTTTCTGCGACAATGGACTGGCTCCTCTACCTCTCGCTCGTCGCGCTCAACCTGACCGGGCTTGGGTTGAACCTGATCGGCCTGCCGGGGCTGTGGCTGATGGTCGGGGCGCACGGCCTGTACGCGTGGCTGGACCGCACCGACCTCGCCGGGTGGGAGAGTGCGATCGCTCTGCTGATTTTGGCGGGAGTCGCAGAAGGGCTGGAGTTCGTCGCTGGGGCGGCGGGGAGCAAGGCGGCGGGTGGGTCGTTCAGGAGCGCCATCGGAGCCGTCATCGGCGGCGTTGTCGGCGGGCTGTTGGCTGTCGTGTTCATCCCGTTCGTCCCGGTGCTCAACGCGATTCTCGGCGCCTGTGTCGGCAGCTTTGCCGGGGCTGCGCTGTTGGAGGCGAGCAAGGCACAGAGCACCGTCGAAGATCGGATGGCGTTTTACCGCCGAATCGAACGCGTCGGCCGGGGCGCGTTCTGGGGCCGTTTGTGGGGCGTCTTGCTCAAATCAGCAATCGGGGTCGTGATGCTCGTCGTGAGCCTGATCACGGCATGGTCGTAAGGCATCGCGTACGCTGCCCGCATGCCCGAGCCGACGACGCTGGACAGCTGGAAGCAGCTTGCCGACCACTACAAGGCGGTCGAGCCGCTCCACATGCGGGATCTGTTTCGCGACGACCCAGGCCGGGCTGAGCGGTTCAGCCGCGACACGCTGGGCCTGCTCGTCGACTTCTCGAAGCACCGCATCACCGACGAAACGCTCGACCTGCTCCTGAAGCTCGCCACGGAGGCGGGCGTTGAGCAGATGCGCGACAAGATGTTCGCCGGCGAAAAGATCAACGTCACCGAACACCGTGCCGTCCTGCACGTCGCGCTCCGCAACCGGTCGGACGAGCCGATCGAGGTCGATGGCCAAGACGTCATGCCGAGCGTGAACAAGACGCTGGCGAAGATGCGCAAGTTCACCGAGGCCGTGCGGTCCGGCGAGTGGAAGGGCTTCACCGGCAAGCCCGTCCGCGACGTCGTCAACATCGGCATCGGCGGCAGCGACCTGGGCCCGGCGATGGCGTGCGAAGCCCTTCGGCCTTACGGCAAGAGCGACCTGCGGATGCACTTCGTCTCCAACGTCGACGGGACCGACATCGCCGAGACGCTGGCGAAGCTCGACGTCGAGACATGCCTCTTCGTCGTCGCCAGCAAGACGTTCACCACCCAGGAAACGCTCACCAACGCCGACACCGCCAAGCAGTGGTTCGTCACGAACGCGGGCGGCCAAGGCGACGTGAGCAAGCACTTCGTCGCCGTCAGCACGAACGCCGACGGCGTCGCGTCATTCGGCATCGACACGGACAACATGTTCGAGTTCGACGACTGGGTCGGCGGCCGCTATTCGATGTGGTCCGCCATCGGTCTGCCGATCGCGATTTACATCGGCATGGACCTGTTCGAGGACTTCCTCGCCGGCGGCCATGCGATGGACCGGCATTTCAAGGAGACGACGCTGGCCGACAACCTGCCGGTGATCCTGGGCGTGCTGGGCGTCTGGTACAACAACTTCTTCGGCTTCGACACGACGGCCGTCCTGCCGTATGACCAGTACCTGCGTCGCTTTCCCGCCTACCTCCAGCAGGCGGACATGGAGTCCAACGGCAAACGCACCCGCCGCGACGGCGAGCCGGTCGAGGGGTACACCACGGGTCCGATCCTCTGGGGCGAGCCCGGCACGAACGGGCAGCACAGCTTCTATCAGCTCATCCACCAGGGC
Above is a genomic segment from Planctomycetota bacterium containing:
- a CDS encoding DUF456 family protein, translating into MDWLLYLSLVALNLTGLGLNLIGLPGLWLMVGAHGLYAWLDRTDLAGWESAIALLILAGVAEGLEFVAGAAGSKAAGGSFRSAIGAVIGGVVGGLLAVVFIPFVPVLNAILGACVGSFAGAALLEASKAQSTVEDRMAFYRRIERVGRGAFWGRLWGVLLKSAIGVVMLVVSLITAWS
- the pgi gene encoding glucose-6-phosphate isomerase codes for the protein MPEPTTLDSWKQLADHYKAVEPLHMRDLFRDDPGRAERFSRDTLGLLVDFSKHRITDETLDLLLKLATEAGVEQMRDKMFAGEKINVTEHRAVLHVALRNRSDEPIEVDGQDVMPSVNKTLAKMRKFTEAVRSGEWKGFTGKPVRDVVNIGIGGSDLGPAMACEALRPYGKSDLRMHFVSNVDGTDIAETLAKLDVETCLFVVASKTFTTQETLTNADTAKQWFVTNAGGQGDVSKHFVAVSTNADGVASFGIDTDNMFEFDDWVGGRYSMWSAIGLPIAIYIGMDLFEDFLAGGHAMDRHFKETTLADNLPVILGVLGVWYNNFFGFDTTAVLPYDQYLRRFPAYLQQADMESNGKRTRRDGEPVEGYTTGPILWGEPGTNGQHSFYQLIHQGTKPVPCDFIAPVYSHNPVGDHHAKLLANFFAQPEALMRGKTAEEVREELGEKATDALVAHKTFPGNRPTTSILFDRLTPHVLGQLVALYEHKIFVQGVIWDVNSYDQWGVELGKQLAKAILPELEGTGEVGSHDASTNRLINAFKSRRG